The following coding sequences are from one Bradyrhizobium sp. 200 window:
- a CDS encoding LuxR C-terminal-related transcriptional regulator — MESRYEALLDLIYGAVADPHIWPEVLTRISDHLGAVGGLLVYIAPPGRGRSLEIVGRLSEELSAFYLRHYSWNPWTLAMTKVPFGKAVVVNSLLERGTISKTAFYADVLKPQGIVEALNINHRALTQDGSIGGLGFSLSARGADRADESVRRLQRLSPHLCRAVDATLKLGHLADGTRQLASVLHLMPNPALLLDGKGRITLTNPAAEALLRTRDGLALDRDGGLRLAAALPAETAALSRALAQALAVASGTGTELGGPLRLSRPSGAAPLLVLPVPLPPPAFALWEMLEQARLLVLIIDPSAQSRATAAAIQTTFGLTAAEARVAVLIGSGRTGPEAAAMLGISPSTVKTHLKRCFEKTGVHSQVGLARILGALPTDPSIGDKLN, encoded by the coding sequence ATGGAAAGCCGGTACGAGGCCCTGCTGGACCTGATCTACGGGGCCGTCGCTGATCCTCATATTTGGCCCGAGGTCCTCACGCGCATCTCCGATCATCTCGGCGCCGTGGGAGGCTTGTTGGTCTACATCGCTCCGCCAGGTCGCGGACGCAGTCTCGAAATAGTCGGCCGGTTGTCAGAAGAACTTTCGGCGTTCTACCTGCGGCATTACAGCTGGAATCCGTGGACGCTGGCGATGACAAAGGTCCCGTTCGGAAAGGCGGTGGTCGTCAATTCGTTGTTGGAAAGGGGGACGATTTCGAAAACGGCATTTTACGCCGATGTGCTGAAACCGCAGGGAATTGTTGAAGCACTCAACATAAACCATCGCGCGCTGACGCAGGATGGTAGCATCGGCGGACTTGGCTTCAGCCTTTCCGCCCGTGGTGCGGATCGTGCGGACGAAAGTGTTCGGCGTCTCCAGCGGCTCTCGCCGCATTTATGCCGCGCGGTCGACGCCACATTGAAACTGGGACACCTGGCCGATGGCACGCGACAGTTGGCAAGCGTGTTGCATCTGATGCCGAACCCCGCGCTGTTGCTCGACGGCAAGGGACGCATCACCTTGACCAATCCGGCCGCCGAAGCACTGCTGCGCACGCGTGATGGACTGGCGCTGGATCGCGATGGTGGCCTTCGTCTCGCCGCGGCGTTGCCTGCGGAAACCGCCGCGCTGTCTCGCGCCTTGGCGCAGGCCCTGGCGGTCGCATCCGGCACAGGCACCGAGCTTGGTGGGCCATTGCGGTTGAGCCGGCCATCCGGCGCGGCGCCGCTGCTGGTGCTGCCGGTGCCGTTGCCACCTCCAGCTTTTGCATTATGGGAAATGCTCGAGCAAGCCCGCCTTCTAGTCCTGATCATCGATCCAAGCGCGCAGTCGCGAGCCACGGCGGCCGCGATCCAGACGACGTTCGGCCTGACCGCCGCGGAAGCGCGTGTCGCGGTGCTGATCGGAAGCGGGCGTACCGGGCCGGAGGCGGCAGCGATGCTCGGCATATCGCCCTCCACCGTGAAGACGCATCTCAAGCGCTGCTTCGAGAAGACCGGCGTGCATTCGCAGGTCGGGCTGGCGCGCATCCTCGGGGCGCTGCCGACCGATCCATCCATAGGCGACAAATTGAATTAG
- a CDS encoding amidohydrolase/deacetylase family metallohydrolase: MSGVSRRHFLSLTGSAAVAAISGGANAAMGPNDKFDLVIKGGDVLDPSQSLRGKRDIGIRWGVIEAVENEIPADRAAKTIDASGKLVTPGLIDLHSHVYPYGSAIGIPADELVQAQATTTVVSAGDAGVNNLAALRRYIVAQSRARIYAFVHIANNGLSGFPVAELYNIDYAQVEACAMALAENPDFLLGVKVRMSENVIAKHGLEPLKRAIKACEMCGWPAKMMVHIGGVETKELMSGILDLLRPGDVLTHCYSGAPNIAGAFTNIVQDGKLLPAALAAKQRGVMFDVGHGGGSFDFTVAEVALPGGCTPDTISSDIHVFSGNSPGMPYLPNVMSKFIPLGLSLEQVVAAATVTPAKIINRAPKIGTLQIGAPGDVAIMELVEGQTSFVDTRNNKREGKLLLKPVQTVVNGVPFGRPYQAPFAVR, from the coding sequence ATGAGCGGGGTTTCACGCCGTCATTTTCTCAGTTTGACCGGCTCGGCCGCGGTCGCAGCCATATCGGGCGGAGCCAACGCCGCGATGGGGCCGAACGACAAGTTCGATCTCGTGATCAAGGGCGGCGATGTGCTCGATCCCAGCCAGTCGCTCAGGGGCAAACGCGATATCGGCATTCGCTGGGGCGTGATCGAGGCGGTCGAGAACGAGATTCCCGCCGACCGTGCCGCCAAGACGATCGACGCCTCCGGCAAGCTGGTGACGCCCGGCCTGATCGATCTGCATTCCCATGTCTATCCTTATGGCTCGGCGATCGGTATTCCCGCCGACGAACTGGTGCAGGCGCAGGCCACCACCACGGTGGTGTCGGCGGGCGATGCCGGCGTTAACAACCTCGCTGCGCTGCGCCGTTACATCGTGGCGCAATCGCGGGCGCGGATTTATGCCTTCGTCCACATCGCCAATAACGGCCTGTCGGGATTCCCGGTCGCCGAGCTCTACAACATCGACTACGCGCAGGTCGAAGCCTGCGCGATGGCGCTGGCCGAAAATCCGGATTTTCTGCTCGGCGTGAAGGTCAGGATGTCGGAGAACGTGATCGCCAAGCACGGCCTCGAGCCGCTCAAGCGCGCCATCAAGGCCTGCGAGATGTGCGGCTGGCCGGCCAAGATGATGGTGCATATCGGCGGCGTCGAGACCAAGGAGCTGATGTCGGGGATTCTCGATCTGCTGCGGCCGGGCGACGTGCTGACCCATTGCTACTCCGGTGCGCCGAACATCGCCGGCGCTTTCACCAACATCGTGCAGGACGGCAAGCTGCTGCCGGCGGCGCTCGCCGCCAAGCAGCGCGGCGTGATGTTCGATGTCGGCCATGGCGGCGGCAGTTTCGACTTCACCGTGGCGGAGGTGGCGCTTCCCGGCGGCTGCACGCCAGACACGATCTCCTCCGACATCCATGTCTTCTCCGGCAATTCGCCGGGCATGCCTTACTTGCCGAACGTGATGAGCAAGTTCATCCCGCTCGGCCTTTCATTGGAGCAGGTGGTCGCAGCCGCGACCGTGACGCCGGCCAAGATCATCAACCGCGCGCCAAAAATCGGCACGCTGCAGATCGGCGCGCCCGGCGACGTCGCGATCATGGAGCTCGTGGAGGGGCAGACCTCGTTCGTCGACACCCGCAACAACAAGCGCGAGGGCAAGCTGCTGCTCAAGCCGGTGCAGACCGTCGTCAACGGCGTACCGTTCGGCCGGCCCTACCAGGCGCCGTTCGCGGTGCGGTGA
- a CDS encoding LuxR C-terminal-related transcriptional regulator, translating to MGRRSLPASHRQGVLLDLIYGAVADPDRWPEVLTHVSDHIGAVGGMLVYNAAPGSQNQNLLILGRLADEYTPTFHKHHVWNPWTLAMRDVPFGQATICGSLVERCIVHKTAFYTDILQPQGIADMMCVSHRAMSLDGSIGGLGFGVPPHETDRVDENVRRLQRLAPHLSRALDATLKLGRLADGTRQLARVLQLMPNPALLLDGKGRITLANPAAESLLRANDGLTLDREGGLRLAAALPAETAALSRALAQASAVASGTGAELGGPLRLTRPTGAAPLLVLPVPLPPPAFALWELLEHARVLVLIVDPSAQSRATAAAIQSTFGLTAAEARVAVLIGSGRSGPETAAMLGISPSTVKTHLKRCFEKTGVRSQVGLARILGAFPIDPSKGGKLN from the coding sequence ATGGGTCGCCGTAGCTTGCCGGCATCACATCGCCAGGGTGTTCTGCTCGATCTCATCTACGGAGCGGTTGCAGATCCAGATCGGTGGCCGGAGGTCCTGACGCACGTTTCCGACCATATCGGTGCGGTCGGGGGGATGCTGGTCTATAACGCGGCGCCTGGCAGTCAGAATCAGAATCTACTCATTCTAGGCCGGCTCGCCGACGAATATACGCCGACATTTCACAAGCATCATGTCTGGAATCCCTGGACACTCGCGATGCGCGACGTGCCGTTTGGTCAGGCAACCATTTGTGGCTCCCTGGTCGAACGTTGTATCGTTCACAAGACGGCCTTCTATACCGACATTCTGCAGCCGCAGGGAATTGCGGACATGATGTGCGTCAGCCATCGTGCCATGTCACTGGACGGCAGCATCGGCGGACTTGGTTTTGGCGTCCCTCCGCATGAAACAGACCGCGTGGATGAAAATGTCCGGCGTCTGCAGCGGCTGGCACCGCATTTGTCCCGAGCACTCGATGCCACGCTAAAACTTGGGCGGCTTGCCGACGGCACAAGGCAGTTGGCCAGGGTGTTGCAACTGATGCCGAATCCCGCACTGTTGCTGGATGGCAAGGGGCGCATCACATTGGCCAATCCGGCAGCAGAATCGCTGCTGCGAGCAAATGACGGCCTCACACTCGATCGCGAGGGCGGCCTTCGACTTGCCGCAGCGCTGCCGGCGGAAACGGCCGCGCTGTCTCGCGCCTTGGCGCAGGCATCGGCGGTCGCATCCGGTACCGGCGCCGAACTTGGCGGGCCGTTGCGACTGACCAGACCTACTGGTGCGGCGCCGTTGCTGGTCCTGCCTGTCCCGCTGCCGCCACCCGCCTTTGCGTTATGGGAATTGTTGGAGCACGCGCGTGTCCTCGTCCTCATCGTCGACCCAAGCGCGCAGTCGCGAGCCACGGCGGCCGCGATCCAGTCGACTTTCGGCCTGACCGCGGCGGAGGCCCGTGTCGCGGTGCTGATCGGAAGCGGGCGTAGCGGGCCGGAGACGGCAGCGATGCTCGGCATATCGCCATCGACCGTGAAGACACATCTCAAGCGCTGCTTCGAGAAGACCGGTGTGCGTTCGCAGGTCGGGCTGGCGCGGATTCTCGGAGCATTTCCGATCGATCCCTCGAAGGGCGGAAAATTGAATTAG
- a CDS encoding acetyl-CoA C-acyltransferase, which produces MREAVIVSYARTGLAKSGRGGFNITPPMSMAAHAIKHAVERAGVEKEYVEDCYLGNCAHGAPNIGRQAALLAGMPKSTAGVSVNRFCSSGLQTIAMAANSIRSDGADCIVAGGVESISIPGGGSPKESIDPDLLKAAPDIFMAMIDTADIVAERYKLSREYQDEYSLESQRRMAAAQQANKFKDEIVPMKTKMKVVDKATKAESIVDYTVDRDECNRPETTMEGLTKLEPVKGPGKFVTAGNASQLSDGAAAVVLMEAKDAEKRGLNPMGRFVAWAAAGCEPDEMGIGPIYAVPKLLKRHGLKIDDIDLWELNEAFASQCLYSRDKLGIDPEKYNVNGGSIAIGHPFGMTGARLTGHILQEGRRRKAKWGVVTMCIGGGQGGAGLFEIYS; this is translated from the coding sequence ATGCGTGAAGCTGTCATCGTTTCCTATGCACGTACGGGGCTGGCGAAGTCCGGCCGTGGCGGGTTCAACATCACCCCGCCGATGTCGATGGCGGCCCACGCCATCAAGCACGCCGTCGAGCGCGCCGGTGTCGAGAAGGAATATGTCGAGGACTGCTATCTCGGCAATTGCGCGCATGGCGCACCCAATATCGGCCGTCAGGCCGCATTGCTCGCCGGCATGCCCAAGTCGACCGCGGGCGTTTCCGTGAACCGCTTCTGTTCGTCGGGCCTGCAGACGATTGCAATGGCCGCCAACTCGATTCGCTCTGATGGCGCCGACTGCATTGTGGCCGGCGGCGTCGAAAGCATCTCGATCCCCGGCGGCGGCTCGCCCAAGGAATCGATCGATCCTGATCTGCTCAAGGCCGCGCCCGACATCTTCATGGCGATGATCGACACCGCCGATATCGTCGCCGAGCGCTACAAGCTCAGCCGCGAATATCAGGACGAGTACTCGCTGGAATCGCAGCGCCGCATGGCGGCCGCCCAGCAGGCCAACAAGTTCAAGGACGAAATCGTCCCGATGAAGACCAAGATGAAGGTGGTCGACAAGGCGACGAAAGCGGAAAGCATCGTCGATTACACCGTCGACCGCGACGAATGCAACCGCCCCGAGACCACCATGGAAGGCCTCACCAAGCTTGAGCCCGTCAAGGGCCCCGGCAAGTTCGTCACCGCCGGCAATGCCAGCCAGCTCTCGGACGGTGCGGCCGCGGTCGTGCTGATGGAAGCCAAGGACGCCGAGAAGCGCGGCCTCAACCCGATGGGCCGTTTCGTCGCCTGGGCGGCGGCGGGCTGCGAGCCGGACGAGATGGGCATCGGCCCGATCTACGCCGTGCCGAAGCTGTTGAAGCGCCACGGCCTGAAGATCGACGACATCGATCTCTGGGAGCTCAATGAAGCCTTTGCCAGTCAGTGCCTCTATTCGCGCGACAAGCTCGGCATCGATCCCGAGAAGTACAACGTCAACGGCGGCTCGATCGCGATCGGCCACCCCTTCGGCATGACCGGTGCGCGTCTCACCGGCCATATCCTGCAGGAAGGCCGCCGGCGCAAGGCCAAGTGGGGCGTTGTCACGATGTGCATCGGCGGCGGCCAGGGCGGCGCAGGCCTGTTCGAGATCTATAGCTGA